In a genomic window of Variovorax paradoxus:
- a CDS encoding amino acid ABC transporter permease, with translation MIELIQDYWLYFLIGQYPNGPLGGLVLTLLLASCGLVLALPLGIVLGLARVSPWRWLRWPVSGFVFVVRGLPLLMVIFWAYFFLPSVTGVKTDQFATMLIALVVFDAAYLAEIVRAGIQGLPRGQMETARALGLSWSRAMRLVVLPQALRSMLPSLVNQFVSTIKETSLGYIIGLAEVSFIATQINTQVFTKPAQVFGILGLTYFILCFGLSRFAYWLERRLARRGLPVVAVTEGRAAARKASA, from the coding sequence ATGATCGAGCTGATCCAGGACTACTGGCTCTACTTCCTGATCGGCCAGTACCCCAACGGCCCGCTCGGCGGGCTGGTGCTGACCCTGCTGCTGGCCTCGTGCGGGCTGGTGCTCGCGCTGCCGCTGGGCATCGTGCTCGGCCTGGCGCGCGTGAGCCCGTGGCGCTGGCTGCGCTGGCCGGTCAGCGGCTTCGTGTTCGTGGTGCGCGGGCTGCCGCTCCTGATGGTGATCTTCTGGGCCTACTTCTTCCTGCCCAGCGTCACCGGCGTGAAGACCGACCAGTTCGCCACGATGCTGATCGCGCTGGTGGTGTTCGACGCCGCCTACCTGGCCGAGATCGTGCGCGCCGGCATCCAGGGCCTGCCGCGCGGCCAGATGGAGACCGCGCGCGCGCTCGGTCTGAGCTGGAGCCGCGCGATGCGCCTGGTGGTGCTGCCGCAGGCGCTGCGCAGCATGCTGCCCTCGCTGGTGAACCAGTTCGTCTCGACCATCAAGGAGACCTCGCTGGGCTACATCATCGGCCTGGCCGAGGTCTCGTTCATCGCCACCCAGATCAACACCCAGGTGTTCACCAAGCCGGCCCAGGTCTTCGGCATCCTCGGGCTGACCTATTTCATCCTCTGCTTCGGCCTCTCGCGCTTCGCCTACTGGCTCGAGCGCCGCCTCGCGCGGCGCGGCCTGCCGGTGGTCGCGGTCACCGAGGGCCGGGCCGCCGCCCGCAAGGCTTCCGCATGA
- a CDS encoding amino acid ABC transporter ATP-binding protein, whose product MIELQNVNKWYGSYHALVDVSETIHKGEVVVVCGPSGSGKSTLIRTFNRLEAIQSGRILIEGKDIHAPGTDVNAFRSRIGFVFQQFNLFPHLTVLQNCTMAPMQLHGLSRAQAEERAMALLARVGLANKARAWPSELSGGQQQRVAIARALAMQPPVMLFDEPTSALDPEMVGEVLLVMRDLVRDGMTMVCVTHEMGFAREVADRVIFMDEGKVLERATPDDFFNRPQHPRAQQFLSDIRSPFARIP is encoded by the coding sequence ATGATCGAACTCCAGAACGTCAACAAGTGGTACGGCAGCTACCACGCGCTCGTGGACGTGAGCGAAACCATCCACAAGGGCGAGGTGGTCGTGGTCTGCGGCCCCTCGGGCTCGGGCAAGTCCACGTTGATCCGCACCTTCAACCGGCTCGAGGCGATCCAGTCGGGCCGCATCCTGATCGAGGGCAAGGACATCCACGCGCCGGGCACCGACGTGAACGCCTTCCGCTCGCGCATCGGCTTCGTGTTCCAGCAGTTCAACCTGTTCCCGCACCTCACGGTGCTGCAGAACTGCACCATGGCGCCGATGCAGCTGCACGGCCTCTCGCGCGCGCAGGCCGAGGAACGCGCGATGGCGCTGCTCGCGCGCGTGGGCCTCGCGAACAAGGCCCGGGCCTGGCCCAGCGAGCTGTCGGGCGGCCAGCAGCAGCGCGTGGCGATCGCGCGCGCGCTCGCGATGCAGCCGCCGGTGATGCTGTTCGACGAACCCACGAGCGCGCTCGACCCCGAGATGGTCGGCGAGGTGCTGCTGGTGATGCGCGACCTGGTGCGCGACGGCATGACCATGGTCTGCGTGACGCACGAGATGGGCTTCGCGCGCGAGGTCGCCGACCGCGTGATCTTCATGGACGAGGGCAAGGTGCTCGAGCGCGCCACGCCCGATGACTTCTTCAACCGCCCGCAGCATCCGCGCGCGCAGCAGTTCCTGTCCGACATCCGCTCGCCCTTCGCACGCATCCCATGA
- a CDS encoding isopenicillin N synthase family oxygenase, whose product MTNTASLQTLPVIDVAPLVAGDAPGREAVAARIGEACRAHGFFYATGHGVDPALVARLETLSHRFFDLPEATKMQWRMALGGRAWRGYFPLGGELTSGRPDWKEGLYLGTELPATHPLVQARTPVHGPNLFPDAPGLEDFRDTILGYMAAVTQLGHRLMEGIALSLGLPADYFAARYTGDPLILFRLFDYPSQPVPEGLDVQWGVGEHTDYGLLTILHQDSVGGLAVHTPAGWIDAPPIAGSFVCNIGDMLDRMTGGLYKSTPHRVKRNTSGRNRLSFPLFFDPNFEARVQRIEGLAGAVAADDSAERWDRANVHAFSGRYGDYLLAKVSKVFPQLRDEVL is encoded by the coding sequence ATGACGAATACCGCTTCCCTCCAGACCCTGCCCGTGATCGACGTCGCGCCGCTGGTGGCCGGCGACGCGCCGGGCCGCGAGGCCGTGGCCGCGCGCATCGGCGAGGCCTGCCGCGCGCACGGCTTCTTCTACGCGACGGGGCATGGCGTCGACCCCGCGCTGGTGGCGCGGCTCGAGACCCTGAGCCACCGCTTCTTCGACCTGCCCGAGGCGACCAAGATGCAGTGGCGCATGGCGCTCGGCGGGCGCGCCTGGCGCGGCTACTTCCCGCTCGGCGGCGAACTGACCTCGGGCCGGCCCGACTGGAAGGAAGGGCTCTACCTCGGCACCGAGCTGCCGGCCACGCATCCACTGGTGCAGGCCAGGACGCCGGTGCACGGGCCGAATCTCTTTCCCGACGCGCCGGGCCTCGAGGACTTCCGCGACACCATCCTCGGCTACATGGCGGCCGTGACGCAGCTCGGTCACCGGCTGATGGAAGGCATCGCGCTGAGCCTCGGCCTGCCCGCCGACTACTTCGCGGCGCGCTACACGGGCGATCCGCTGATCCTGTTCCGGCTCTTCGACTATCCCTCGCAGCCGGTGCCCGAGGGCCTGGACGTGCAATGGGGCGTGGGCGAGCACACCGACTACGGCCTCTTGACGATCCTGCACCAGGACAGCGTGGGCGGCCTCGCGGTGCACACGCCCGCGGGCTGGATCGATGCGCCGCCGATCGCGGGCTCCTTCGTCTGCAACATCGGCGACATGCTCGACCGCATGACCGGCGGCCTCTACAAGTCGACGCCGCACCGCGTGAAGCGCAACACCTCGGGGCGCAACCGGCTGTCGTTCCCGCTGTTCTTCGATCCCAACTTCGAGGCGCGCGTGCAGCGCATCGAGGGCCTCGCGGGCGCGGTGGCCGCGGACGACAGCGCCGAGCGCTGGGACCGCGCCAACGTGCACGCCTTCAGCGGCCGCTACGGCGACTACCTGCTGGCGAAGGTGTCGAAGGTGTTCCCGCAGCTGCGCGACGAAGTGCTCTGA
- a CDS encoding HAD family phosphatase: MFSAAIFDMDGLLIDSERPIMAAWMAAARTLDVELSHAQYLQVVGLATAESELILSGLLGGQAAFRHALEHVRQALALERSDGTPLFPIKPGAAEFLGALRARGTRCAVASSSTSGQIQACLGSLGVLHHFEAFAGGDEVPRAKPDPALYLLAASRLGVDPTQCIAFEDSENGAKAALAAGLRVVIVPDLKHPPAAIVEQAFHVLESLHDANAHLPRWFPGEMVRP; encoded by the coding sequence ATGTTCTCCGCCGCAATCTTCGACATGGACGGGCTGCTGATCGACTCCGAGCGGCCCATCATGGCCGCCTGGATGGCGGCCGCCCGCACGCTCGACGTCGAGCTCAGCCACGCCCAGTACCTGCAGGTGGTGGGCCTGGCCACCGCCGAGTCCGAGCTCATCCTCTCGGGCCTGCTCGGCGGCCAGGCCGCCTTCCGCCATGCCCTCGAGCACGTGCGCCAGGCGCTGGCGCTCGAACGCTCCGACGGCACGCCGCTGTTCCCCATCAAGCCCGGCGCGGCCGAGTTCCTGGGCGCCCTGCGCGCGCGCGGCACGCGCTGCGCCGTGGCCTCGTCCTCCACCAGCGGGCAGATCCAGGCCTGCCTCGGCAGCCTCGGCGTGCTGCATCACTTCGAGGCCTTCGCGGGTGGTGACGAGGTGCCGCGCGCCAAGCCCGACCCGGCGCTCTACCTGCTCGCGGCCTCGCGCCTGGGCGTGGACCCGACGCAGTGCATCGCCTTCGAGGACAGCGAGAACGGCGCCAAGGCCGCGCTGGCCGCGGGCCTGCGGGTGGTGATCGTGCCGGACCTCAAGCACCCGCCCGCGGCGATCGTCGAGCAGGCCTTCCACGTGCTCGAGTCGCTGCACGACGCGAACGCGCACCTGCCGCGCTGGTTTCCTGGCGAGATGGTGCGGCCGTGA
- a CDS encoding MFS transporter encodes MTTSSISPQGASPVPHTSDTGAPEDDHSRIDPGEIAVGVVIGRASEYFDFFVYGIASVLVFPAVFFPFEQRLEGTLWAFVVFSFAFIARPFGTVISMEIQRRFGRETKLTLALFVLGTSTAGIAFLPGYASLGFTSIVLLSIFRFGQGLAFGGSWDGLPSLLALNAPANRRGWYAMLGQLGAPIGFFVASALFAYLYSSLTLEDFLDWGWRYTFYVAFAINVVALFARLRLVAADEYARLLEERELQPTSVVELVRSQGSNLLIGAFAALASYALFHLITVFPLSWITLYSNQAITEFLVIQMIGAVLGAGGIVASGLIADRIGRRSTLGGLAGLIAVFSGFAPTLLDGGKIGQDVFILLGFILLGLSYGQAAGAVTGNFEAKYRYTGAALTTDLAWLIGAAFAPLVALGLSAHFGLAYVSVYLLSGAAGTLAALGLNRALVRD; translated from the coding sequence ATGACGACGTCCAGCATCAGCCCGCAAGGCGCATCGCCTGTGCCGCACACGTCCGACACCGGCGCCCCGGAGGACGACCACTCGCGCATCGACCCGGGCGAGATCGCCGTCGGCGTGGTCATCGGCCGCGCCTCGGAATATTTCGACTTCTTCGTCTACGGCATCGCTTCGGTGCTGGTGTTCCCGGCGGTCTTCTTCCCGTTCGAGCAGCGGCTCGAGGGAACCCTCTGGGCCTTCGTGGTCTTTTCCTTCGCCTTCATCGCACGGCCGTTCGGAACTGTCATCTCGATGGAGATCCAGCGACGTTTCGGCCGCGAGACCAAGCTCACGCTCGCGCTGTTCGTGCTCGGCACCTCGACCGCCGGCATCGCCTTCCTGCCGGGCTATGCCAGCCTGGGCTTCACCTCGATCGTGCTGCTGTCGATCTTCCGCTTCGGCCAGGGTCTGGCCTTCGGCGGCTCGTGGGACGGTCTGCCGTCGCTGCTCGCGCTCAACGCCCCGGCCAACCGCCGCGGCTGGTACGCCATGCTGGGCCAGCTCGGCGCGCCGATCGGCTTCTTCGTGGCCAGCGCGCTGTTCGCGTACCTCTATTCGAGCCTGACGCTCGAGGACTTCCTCGACTGGGGCTGGCGCTACACCTTCTACGTGGCCTTCGCGATCAACGTGGTGGCGCTGTTCGCGCGCCTGCGCCTGGTGGCGGCCGACGAGTACGCGCGCCTGCTCGAGGAGCGCGAACTGCAGCCCACCAGCGTGGTCGAGCTGGTCCGCTCGCAGGGCTCGAACCTGCTGATCGGCGCCTTCGCGGCGCTGGCCAGCTATGCGCTGTTCCACCTGATCACCGTGTTCCCGCTGTCGTGGATCACGCTGTACTCGAACCAGGCCATCACCGAGTTCCTGGTGATCCAGATGATCGGCGCCGTGCTCGGCGCCGGCGGCATCGTGGCCTCGGGCCTGATCGCCGACCGCATCGGCCGCCGCTCCACGCTCGGCGGCCTCGCGGGCCTGATCGCCGTGTTCAGCGGGTTCGCGCCCACGCTGCTCGACGGCGGCAAGATCGGCCAGGACGTGTTCATCCTGCTGGGCTTCATCCTGCTGGGCCTGTCGTACGGCCAGGCCGCCGGTGCCGTGACCGGCAACTTCGAGGCCAAGTACCGCTACACCGGCGCCGCGCTGACCACCGACCTGGCCTGGCTGATCGGCGCCGCCTTCGCGCCGCTGGTCGCGCTGGGGTTGTCGGCGCACTTCGGGCTGGCCTACGTGAGTGTGTACCTGCTGTCGGGCGCGGCCGGAACGCTGGCGGCGCTGGGCTTGAACCGGGCGCTGGTGCGCGACTGA
- the cyoA gene encoding ubiquinol oxidase subunit II, which yields MPILHTLRRWLLLLPLAFLAGCNTVLLNPSGDIANQQGRLIVVSTVLMLIIIIPVIALTVFFAWRYRASNKEAIYKPNWDHSTQLELAIWAAPLLIIIALGAITWISTHTLDPYRPLSRIDAQRPVTADIKPLTVEVVALDWKWLFIYPEQGFATVNELAAPVDRPITFKITASSVMNSFFIPALAGQIYAMPGMETKLHAVINAPGEFDGFSANYSGAGFSGMRFKFHGLSNADFDQWVRKVKSSPEGELSRERYQKLEVPSEREPAKHFASVSPDLYGAILNRCVDRSKMCMSQMMAIDADGGLGKPGAYNVATAKPWQPDDINSPKRAYGKYVTAMCTTEE from the coding sequence ATGCCCATCCTCCACACCCTTCGCCGATGGCTCCTGCTGTTGCCCCTCGCCTTCCTGGCGGGCTGCAACACGGTGCTCCTGAATCCCTCCGGCGACATCGCCAACCAGCAAGGACGGCTGATCGTCGTCTCGACCGTGCTGATGCTGATCATCATCATCCCGGTGATCGCGCTGACGGTCTTCTTCGCCTGGCGCTACCGCGCCTCGAACAAGGAAGCCATCTACAAGCCGAACTGGGACCACTCGACCCAGCTCGAGCTCGCGATCTGGGCCGCGCCGCTCTTGATCATCATCGCGCTGGGCGCGATCACCTGGATCAGCACCCACACGCTCGACCCCTATCGCCCGCTCAGCCGCATCGACGCGCAGCGCCCGGTCACGGCCGACATCAAGCCGCTGACCGTGGAAGTGGTGGCGCTCGACTGGAAGTGGCTGTTCATCTACCCCGAGCAGGGCTTCGCCACGGTGAACGAACTCGCGGCCCCGGTGGACCGCCCGATCACCTTCAAGATCACCGCCTCGTCGGTGATGAACTCCTTCTTCATTCCCGCGCTGGCCGGCCAGATCTACGCCATGCCCGGCATGGAGACCAAGCTGCACGCAGTCATCAACGCGCCCGGCGAGTTCGACGGCTTCTCGGCCAACTACAGCGGCGCCGGCTTCTCGGGCATGCGCTTCAAGTTCCACGGCCTGAGCAACGCCGACTTCGACCAGTGGGTGCGGAAGGTCAAGTCCAGCCCCGAAGGCGAACTCAGCCGCGAGCGCTACCAGAAGCTCGAAGTGCCGAGCGAGCGTGAGCCGGCGAAGCATTTCGCGAGCGTGTCGCCCGACCTCTACGGCGCCATCCTCAACCGCTGCGTCGACCGCAGCAAGATGTGCATGAGCCAGATGATGGCGATCGACGCCGACGGCGGCCTGGGCAAGCCCGGCGCCTACAACGTGGCGACCGCCAAGCCCTGGCAACCCGACGACATCAATTCGCCCAAGCGTGCGTACGGCAAGTACGTCACGGCGATGTGCACCACCGAAGAATGA